In Candidatus Electrothrix scaldis, the genomic window GGAGAAGAGGGCTGCTCCGTTACCGTGAAGTCATCCGCATTGGTCCCGCTGATACTAACCAGGTCAGGGGCGCCGCTCAGGTTAAGCTCTGCCTCACCAGTATTCTTGATGGTAAAGACCTTGGCGCTGGTATTCCCCGTATCCACCTCACCGAAATCATAGCTGCCGCTACTGTCCGCCAGTTCGTACAAACCGCGCTTGACCTGGATTGCTGGCTCGTCCGTATCATCATCTGAATCATGCAGGTCATCCGGGCTGTTGCCGGAAAGCGTGCAGGTACCTGTGCAGGTCCAGGCTGTATAGGTGTCTGTGGGTTTTGTATCCGAACTCTGGTCTATATCCACCCCACCGCCGCTCACCCCGGCTGTATTGCCACTTATGTTGAGGTCAGTTCCAGTGACGCTGGTATTGCTGTTGTAGATAGCAATGGCCCCTCCCTTCATGCCTGCTGTGTTGCCGGTGAACTGGTCGCTGTCAAACGAGAGAGTGGTGTAAGTCAGCTGGGAGGCCTTGTCATCCACATACACTGCTCCACCATTGCCGTCGCTGGAGTTGTACTCAAAGGTGTTGCCCGCAAAGACCGGGTTAGCGCCGTAGTCCACAAACAGGGCCCCGCCTCGATCCGTGGCCGTATTGCTGCTGAAGCGAGATCCGGAAACCGTCGGGGTTCCACCCAGGCGGAAGAGCATGGCCCCGCCCCGTGCTGCGCTGTTATTGCTAAACTCGCAGTTATCAAACGTGGGAGAGGTGTAGGAGTACCCGCACACGGCCCCGCCCTCCACAGCATAGTTATCCTGAAAGGTGCAGTTCATCACAGTGGGTGCGTTCTCGTCATAGATGAGCATTCCTCCGCCCCGCCCGTGGTAGAGTTCCCCGTCCGCATAGCCGTCCTGGATCGTAAAGCCATCCAGCAGGGCATTCGATGCGCCAAAGAGCACATGGTAGGAGTTGTCCGTGCTGTCCCCGGTCGTGCCGATGTCTCCACTCAGGATAGTGAGGTAGGTGGACGGGTCCCGGCCCGCAGGCGAGCTCTCTGTTCCCTGAAAGCCGCCCAGGAGGTTCACCCCTTGTTTCATGACAAAGGCCTCTGCCCGGTCCGTGCCGCTGGTGGGGTAGTAGGTGCCCTCAGCCACCCAGATCTCCTGGCCTGCCTTCACATTGCTCAAGGCCGTGCTCAGTTCCGTGTAGGCATTGGCCCAGCTGGTGCCGGTGTTTGCCCCGCTTGTTGCGTCTGCATCCACATAGACTGTTCCGCTGCCGCTACCTGTCGTAACTGTACTGTAGGGATAGTCTGCATAGGTGCGGAAGCTGCTGCTGTCGCTGTCAAAGGTGCTGATCCAGGTGCTGAGTTCCGTGCTCAGATCCCGGTCAGGGTCCCAGCCCACGTCAGGATCAGTGGTCCCGAAGTCCTCATCCAGATAGCTGGTTGCTGTCAGGCTGCCGTCTGTCTCTTCCACGGTGGAGGCACTGTCCCAGGCAGCAGCTGAGTCGTGCCAGCTGTCGATGGAGGTAGGGGAAGAGGCAGATGCATTACCAAGCACCAGGGAGGAGTAGAGATGGGGCTCATTGCATTTCATGGGCTGACTATCTTTCTGCGGTGAGGTATAGGTGCCCTGGTACAGGGAAGCACCTACATCGTCGGAGCTGTTGTCCACTATAGTGGTGTAGACCAGACGGGAATTGGAGGACCCGTCGCTGATCAGGGCTGTGCCCCGCTGGGCTGTGTTGTCGGCAAACAGGGCATTGATGAAGTAGGCATTGCAGCCCATGTCGTTGTATACCGCACCACCTTTGCTTGTGCAATGGTTGTGCAGGAACTGCACGTTGACAAAGATCGGTGAGGTATAGAAGTCATCATTCACAGCCCCGCCCCGGCCAGTGCCGATGTTCTCCTGGAAGATGACATTGTCGAAGTACGGGTCATCTGCACCGTCCGTAATTGTCCCGGTGTCAAAGTCATAGCCAGCCACGGCCATATTGTAGACAGCCCCGCCCTTGCCCGCATAGTTATAGCGGAAGGTGGTGTTGCGCACCACAGTGTCCGCATGCACGTTGTACAGGCCGCCGCCTGCTGTGCATTGGATGTCGGTCACGATGCGGAGGATCTCCTGGTCACCGCTGCTACCGTTGCTTGCTGTGATCAGGGAGCCGTCCTCCGGGCAGGTCTCACCCGGAGCCAGCACGGTGTAGCCGTATTCCACGATGAAGCCGTCCAGGGTAGCACCTACGGCGCCGCGCAGGACATGCAGGGAGTTGTCCGTATCATCCTCGGGCACACCAATGGCCCCGCTGAGGATGGTTGCATTATTCTCCCAGTCCCGCTCCGAGACCGCGCTTTCCGTGCCTGCAAAGCCTCCATACAGGGTCACGCCTTCGACCAGATCAAAGGCGGTGAAGCGCTGGGCCACGGTGGGGCTGGATGTGGCAATGGGGTAGTAGGTGCCTTCTGCCACCCAGATCTCATCCCCGCTGGCTGCTGCGGTCAGGGCATCCTGGAGGTCAGTGTAGGCCGTGGCCCAGGAGCTGCCGTCCTCAGTGCCGCTGCTGTTGTCCAGGTCCACATAGAGGGTGTCACTGCGGGCCACAGATTCCTGGGCAAGCCATCCCAGGAGAAAAGTCAATACGATGATGGTACCTCTGTCAGGGCGATACATGGGGGCCTCCTTCTGGTGCTGTTAATGGTTCGGTCCGGCTTTTTGTAGCATCTCTTTGATTATGACACGGGAAGATGACAGGACAGGGGGGAGGAAGATGAAAAGATTGTCATGTGGAGGGAGGTGCCTGTTTTTTGCGCCTGCTGTGTTGTTTGTTGATGAATGGGCAAGGCATGCCATGATGGCCTCGTTGTTATTCAACAACTGGCAGGCTGATGCTGTTGGTTCCACTATGGTGGAGCCTGGATTTACACCATAGTGGAATCTTAGTTTGCACTATAGTGTAACTGGGATTTCCACTGTAGTGGAACCGGTGCTTGCACTGTAGTGGAAAGGGTAGTTTTACTCTGCTGTGAGCCGGGTTCATAGGAGGCCAGGAGGATGACGCATAGGTTCCTGTGGGGTGTTTGCCTGCACGGGCACGGCACACCGTGCCCCTACGCCTTTACCTCAATCCCCTGCAGAATGGCGTGGATGATGGCAGCCTCTGCCTTTCATCGGAATACCCGTCCCGTAGGGACGTTGCGAACATAGCCCAGGGTTTTAACCCTGGGTGTGGTGTAATCTGCCTCCCGGCCCGGTGTTGAAACACCGGGCTAATACCGTGCTGTCCCTCCGGGACGCTGGTGCGAATCCGCTGCCTGTAGGGGCGATTCGCGAATCGCCCCTATGCCGCCCCATCCACCCGTTGCAGGGGCGAATCCCCGTGTTCGCCCTGATATGTCGGTTGCCGTAACGGGCAGGCACAGGGACCTGCCCCTACGCCGCCCCATCCACCCGTTGTAGGGGCGAATCCCCGTGTTCGCCCTGATATGTCGGTTGCCGTAACGGGCAGGCACGGGGACCTGCCCCTACGCCACCCCATCCACCCGTTGTAGGGGCGAATCCCCGTGTTCGCCCTGATATGCCGATTGCCGTAACGGGCAGGCACAGGGACCTGCCCCTACCCACCCCCGATCATTCCCCGCCCGCATACGGCGCAAAGGCCCGCTCCGCCTTACTGCGGTATGCAGCAGCCCGGCTCTCATCGCCCTGCTGCTCGGCAATGTAGGCCAGCAGCCCGTAGGTCGTCCATATCTGCGCTGCTGCCGGGTCAAGGGTTTCCTTAATGGCCAGCCCTTCCTCAGCCAGGCTGCGGGCCTCGTCCAGACGGGCCGGGTCATCTTTCAGCAGATCAGCAAGGTTGTTGAGGGTGCGGGCGGTATTGGGCCGGTCTTCCGCAGTTTGGAAGGTTGTCAATGCCTTGCTATACCATTGCTCCGCCTCTGCCTTGCGATCTGTGTACTCACAGACCTGGGCGAGCTGCTGCCAGCTTGCGCCAGCCCCATTGCTGCCAGCCAGCAGCCCTTGTTCCACCCTTAACTGGGCTGCTTTCCGATATGCATCATTTGCCGCCTCCCACTGCTTTGCGAGCTGATAAACTATACCTAGATTATGCCAAACTATAGCTTCCTCTCTAGGTTCATTCATGCTTTGCCAAAAGATCAAGGTATCCTTGTATCGTTCCTCTGCCTCAGCCAGCTCACCCTGTATCCGGGCCAGGGTGCCGAGCCGGCCTATAATTACCGCCATAGCCCGTATATCACCCAGCTCCTCATCAATCTTCAAGGCGGCTTGATAGGCTATCCTGGCCTCGTCATATAGTCTCTGATCACGAAGCACATCAGCCATATCCGTCCAGGCAGAGCTGGTCTGCCGCTGCACCCCGTCGTCCTGCTCCAACCGAGCCAATTCCTCCAGCTCCTGCCGGTAAAGCTGCTCCGTCTGCCCAAGCTGGCCTTGGGATTTAAAGCAGCGGCCCAGCATGTGCAGGGTGATGCAGCGGTTATAGCTGGGAGTCTCCTCCAGTCCGGCGAGGATGTCGGCAAAGACCTGTGCTGCTGCTCCGGGCTGACCGTTCTGCCAAAGCTGCTCGCCCTTATTGCTTTGGGCAAGAAACCATGCCTGTGACCCCACTGCGCCGCCTGCTTTACTGGCCGCTTCGGTCAGTTCCTCAATGTCCCGCCGCATTCCGAAGTCACGCAGAAACCATTTAACTGTAGCAGCAAAGTCCATCCCCTCTTCAGCCCTGCCTGTCTGCAAGGCGGTATGGACCGCCCGGAGCAGGTTAGGCAGCTCGTATTGAACGCTGGTGCAGGCAGCATGGGGATTTGTCTCGTCCAGCTTATACAGCTCCCAAGATAGCTTGTAATATTCCTGCCAGTAGCCTTGCAGCAGCGTGTCCTGCTCCTCCTTATCCAATCGTTGCCACAGGGCCGGGGCCAGGGTGGGGTGGAAGCGGAGGAAGATCAGGTCACTCTCCATCACTCGCTCGGCCTGCATAAGCCCGGCAATAAGCAGAGAGATGCGCAGTTCCTGCCAGTTCGCCTCCTTGAGGCCGGTCACATCCTCTATCATCGCTTCCAAACATCCCCCCTGAAACACCCCCAACCGAGGCAGCCACTGCCTGCACTGCTCGGGCAGTTGCTCAAGGGACAGCTCCAGAGAGGCAAGCAGGGAGCGGTCTGCCTGATTCACCGGCTGCTCCTCCAGCAGGGCCTCCAGTCGTTCCCCCACATCTGCCGGGCCGCGCTGCTTGAGCTGTTGCGCCAGCAGGGAGATGGACAGGGGATGAAAGCCCACCTTGGCGAACAGCCTGATCAGCACATCACGGCGGGGTCGCTTGAACCTGCTCTTGGGCGGCAGACGGCGCAGGCTGTCAAACCAGTCCACGCTATCGCCCGCTTGCAGGCCCTGCAAGGCAAGG contains:
- a CDS encoding CHAT domain-containing protein; protein product: MSIELQLTFTDADHVMVSLSSDKAPPTPPAEFTSPLKEEDLNELRWYLEDYGTSYAAEPDDARALAVQEQLPLWGTALFEAALEGERKAAKLFDRFLESNEEGRVLSIAADHPAVLTLPWELLHTPGGTFLVNEQPPISIRRGLPSAGQGRSPKPREVKPNLHLLFIVSRPDGASFIDPRRDADAVLTALADQKQQRVEVEFLRPPTLEALRKRLRDPRLPRVDIIHFDGHGVFGKDSEADTGGKGETVKGDTAAADRQQGWLLFEDEEGNKDRVAAEKFGSLLHQNHAGLVVLSACQSAAMDSKDPMSGCAARLVHAGIPAVIAMTHSVLVSTAEQLFAEFYASLFEGATVARSLDEARHALLFNPERGIRLRGAGLAEEFRLNLYDWFLPALYQSGADMALLRSEADDSPESGPALLHNLPKPQPSGFFGRSRELWRIERAFGVEDCRRFSITGFGGQGKTALALEAGRWLLRTGLFQRVCMISYAAYQGSDPVSMAVATMSTTFEQSLLDADAARASLAETPTLLILDNLETLAADNILGELLDAALSWSEAGASRVLLTSRQPDCNHPGYPLAGDFSHQSLALQGLQAGDSVDWFDSLRRLPPKSRFKRPRRDVLIRLFAKVGFHPLSISLLAQQLKQRGPADVGERLEALLEEQPVNQADRSLLASLELSLEQLPEQCRQWLPRLGVFQGGCLEAMIEDVTGLKEANWQELRISLLIAGLMQAERVMESDLIFLRFHPTLAPALWQRLDKEEQDTLLQGYWQEYYKLSWELYKLDETNPHAACTSVQYELPNLLRAVHTALQTGRAEEGMDFAATVKWFLRDFGMRRDIEELTEAASKAGGAVGSQAWFLAQSNKGEQLWQNGQPGAAAQVFADILAGLEETPSYNRCITLHMLGRCFKSQGQLGQTEQLYRQELEELARLEQDDGVQRQTSSAWTDMADVLRDQRLYDEARIAYQAALKIDEELGDIRAMAVIIGRLGTLARIQGELAEAEERYKDTLIFWQSMNEPREEAIVWHNLGIVYQLAKQWEAANDAYRKAAQLRVEQGLLAGSNGAGASWQQLAQVCEYTDRKAEAEQWYSKALTTFQTAEDRPNTARTLNNLADLLKDDPARLDEARSLAEEGLAIKETLDPAAAQIWTTYGLLAYIAEQQGDESRAAAYRSKAERAFAPYAGGE
- a CDS encoding choice-of-anchor D domain-containing protein, with the translated sequence MYRPDRGTIIVLTFLLGWLAQESVARSDTLYVDLDNSSGTEDGSSWATAYTDLQDALTAAASGDEIWVAEGTYYPIATSSPTVAQRFTAFDLVEGVTLYGGFAGTESAVSERDWENNATILSGAIGVPEDDTDNSLHVLRGAVGATLDGFIVEYGYTVLAPGETCPEDGSLITASNGSSGDQEILRIVTDIQCTAGGGLYNVHADTVVRNTTFRYNYAGKGGAVYNMAVAGYDFDTGTITDGADDPYFDNVIFQENIGTGRGGAVNDDFYTSPIFVNVQFLHNHCTSKGGAVYNDMGCNAYFINALFADNTAQRGTALISDGSSNSRLVYTTIVDNSSDDVGASLYQGTYTSPQKDSQPMKCNEPHLYSSLVLGNASASSPTSIDSWHDSAAAWDSASTVEETDGSLTATSYLDEDFGTTDPDVGWDPDRDLSTELSTWISTFDSDSSSFRTYADYPYSTVTTGSGSGTVYVDADATSGANTGTSWANAYTELSTALSNVKAGQEIWVAEGTYYPTSGTDRAEAFVMKQGVNLLGGFQGTESSPAGRDPSTYLTILSGDIGTTGDSTDNSYHVLFGASNALLDGFTIQDGYADGELYHGRGGGMLIYDENAPTVMNCTFQDNYAVEGGAVCGYSYTSPTFDNCEFSNNSAARGGAMLFRLGGTPTVSGSRFSSNTATDRGGALFVDYGANPVFAGNTFEYNSSDGNGGAVYVDDKASQLTYTTLSFDSDQFTGNTAGMKGGAIAIYNSNTSVTGTDLNISGNTAGVSGGGVDIDQSSDTKPTDTYTAWTCTGTCTLSGNSPDDLHDSDDDTDEPAIQVKRGLYELADSSGSYDFGEVDTGNTSAKVFTIKNTGEAELNLSGAPDLVSISGTNADDFTVTEQPSSPVGAHRTSSVTIQFSPSATGTRTATVTIANDASEDLEHTFTLTGTGTSGTSTGFIPAILSILLLNK